The DNA window AAATCTGCCACTGAAAAAAGGGGCTTTGAAGAAAAATCAAGTAGTTAAGAAAATATGTGaactttgtttacatttctcaCTTACTGAATGACACCAAAATCCCATATGCCAAATGAAAAAGTAGACAGTAGTTTCAGATAATAAGGGGAAAATGCACCCGTGTTATTTCAGCCTTTTAATTCTGGGATTTTATTCTCTGAATGAAGGCATGTCAGTTTCTGGTCCCAGTGGCACTGTGTTTGGTCTTCACTACATGCTTGCTGATGTCAGCCCAGGAAATACACGGGCTTGGCAGATGTTTACATGGcctttgtcttctctctttccacCTTCTGCTCACATAAAGAGGATATTTAACcttattcataatattttgtcTGCTTACAGATGTATTGATCCTAATCCCTGGTTCAGAAATGTTAGGAAAAGGAGATAAGTTACAGTGAAAGAGGCTGTAGTAAGAAATACAggattttctggttttttgtaATGTCTACTCAGATTCCCAGATGATTGTTCATTACCAGCTTTTGGTTATTGTGGTTTATGTATTAATGTCTAAAAAAATATACCATGTGATGTTTTTTGCATGATACTATGTGAGAAGAATACcaagaataattttttccttaCTTGAACAAATATTATACATTTTCCCTTAGTCCAaaattctgttttccataatgaataCAATTCTGATGTAGTATGTTTAACTCTATAAAATCAGAACTTTAGTAATTTTCttcctaattaaatttttttgttgtatttttaaaaatctaaattcatAAGCTTTATTTTCACATATGGTTTCTACCTCTTATATGTTTCCACACCTGTGCCATGTTCCCTTGGCTGACagacactttttttcctttttatctcaCGTAGGATCTTTCGAAGATGGTTTGGCTGCCTTGGAGATTTGGAGATCTGATGCCACGATGAGGACTCACACACGGGGGGCTCCCAgtgtgtttttcatatatttgcttTGCTTTGTGTCAGCCTACATCACCGACGAGAACCCAGAAGTTATGATTCCCTTCACCAATGCCAACTACGACAGCCATCCCATGCTGTACTTCTCCAGGGCAGAAGTGGCGGAGCTGCAGCTCAGGGCTGCCAGCTCGCACGAGCACATTGCAGCCCGCCTCACGGAGGCTGTGCACACGATGCTGTCCAGCCCCTTGGAATACCTCCCTCCCTGGGATCCCAAGGACTACAGTGCCCGCTGGAATGAAATTTTTGGAAACAACTTGGGTGCCTTGGCAATGTTCTGTGTGCTGTATCCTGAGAACATTGAAGCCCGAGACATGGCCAAAGACTACATGGAGAGGATGGCAGCGCAGCCTAGTTGGTAGATTTTTGTCTTGTTCTTCTTACTGTGGTAACTCTGCATTAGAAAGAAACAAATCCATATGACATCTCAGTGGCCAGATCTTCATGTAcctctttgtgtatgtgtgtggggggaggtgttatttgttatttgtgtTGCCAGTCTTATGAATGGCCCTTAGTTTCAAAAGATGTAGTAACTTCCATGTTTAAAGttagaaggaaaatatttagaTGCAGCCtaatctaaagaaaaaataatttgctgaATTGAGTAAAGAGTATCATCGTGATTGCTGAGAATTCTTTCTTCCATATTCAGCATGTATATATTACTATCATCTGGTGTTAGGTTTGATTGATCCCAAGTAGTTAAAACATTTTGCAGCAAGACATTTCAAGTAATTAAGACTTACTTGCATTTTATGATCGTAAGGAACTAAATGTGAATGGGATGGGACTGACTGGCAATTTATAAACACATCCCCTCCAATAACCAGCAGATTTCTGAGACCTGTAGGAAAACCAACATTATTGTGTAATTGTGTGAGGAATTCTAACTACATAATAATTTAGTTTCGAAGTTTAAGATTTGAGAACAAATTCCTGTCTTTTCGATTAGCTTAAatttatttgattaatttataattaatgctTCATATGCTTCCAAACAGATATGGGATGAGTTGATTAAACAAGGGATTCTACAGATGTTTTTACTCAtgcaatttttaaatacacatttatgGTTCAATTGCAATAAAAGAATTTACAGAttgatgaaatttttttaaaaaattacataagcTGCCTCTTGTCATAGGGCTAGAGAGAGCTCATTttaaatgcttagaaaaaaatcagtgaatgcACCTAATGCTATGATGAATTACATCTTAACATATCACAGGGGTGAAGGATGGTGGTTTGCAAGCTTTCCGATAAATTTCTGGAATTTTGTAATGAAAAGTATTATGCAAGAGTTGGCATTAAATCCATATCAGAGCTGATATTTTAGGCCTGTTGCTAAGTACATGTAGTCATTTTGAAGTTTATAATATTGTAGgttgaaaagaattttttatttgatttatttcaaaGCTTAGCCATGTATGTAGTTGTTTCTGACTTTGACTGACATTAACTGATCTTATTCTATTCTTGAcaccaagaaagaaaagatgtatGAAAACTTATCTGATATTTGAATTACCAGATTACATTATCAAATGCTACAGTAACTCACTGATTGATTTGTTCAATTAGTTTAAAATAGCAACcatatttacattatttagaAAGAAACCTTTGTCATCTAGAAGGGTACTTTAAAGTCCTTTTTGTTTTAGATAAGTAGATTTTGGCAAATTAAGAAATTGATGTAAATGTTCCAGAGATAGAGCCTGTAGAGAACCGTGTATTTAATCTCACAAGAAAGTAATGGACTGTGAAATACCATTTTTGATGGAGATTGTTTAGCACAATACAGTAACATGAGAATTGTACAAGACTAGTACAGTTTTCTcattataatgtaaaatatttgggTATATAAATACCAATGAATGAATGCTGCCATTAGGATGAGACTCCTTctatgaaaagagaaataaataacttgaaagaaatattataatttttacatagTTTCCACAAGTCCAGATTTATTGATCACTGGAGGTGTATAGAAACTTACTAGGGGTCTAGTACTTTATTCATGGCAATATTGATAGAAATAGGTATAACTCTAGGCCATTATCTAGTAAACTAAAAGCCAATTTTTGACTTAATAGAGCTGAACAGTTGACTTCTTTCTCTTGACCTTCAAGGTAAAATCTTGAGAATTTACCTTTACATCTGGTTTCTAGTTGCAAAAGTGAACTTGGCTTAGAAAGTTGAGCTACTTGAACATTTTGTTTtggcaggtactattattaagTTGTGTTGTTTAATAACTTCACAGaaattttaacttcttaaaaaCTACCACACCCAACCCTTAgacttttaaactttcatttagaTTTGTGGTTGAACACAATTACAACACAATTATGTGctgtaataatttaaaacaatgttcAGTGATTTTACAGTTCAACTACCTCTGTTTCAATTGCTCCATTAAATCATATTCTCACTATGTACCAAGAAGTACACAATGAGTATTGTCATTGACTTAGGATATAATTCACCTATATTTgatttcagaaaaaacaaaaacaaaaaactagctgtTACTTACAAAAGAGATCAATAATTGATattatgaaagtaaaaaaaaaaaaactttctacaATAGCTTCATCAGGCTGaatgcattttccattttctttgaagAGCATTTTTACTCTTTTGAAAGCCAGTTACTAAGTTATGttcattcactgattcatttGATCAACAAacgtttattgagcatctactgtgtatCATGCACTGTGCTAGGGTGCTGGGGATTCAAAGTTGAAGAAATAGCCcagtaattttataatttttacctATGGCAAAGGGTACAAACATTGGGTTCTTAAAGCCTAAGCTAAGGATATTTTCTCTGCTCAGAATTGAGTGTGTGGATCATTTCATAAGGAGTTTCCTTAGTTTTCATTCATGACTTAAACATTTGTATCATGCTGCACCCTAGTGTGGTAGAAAAGCACCAACTCTGGAGTCACACTGCctttgaatcccagctccctCACTCTTCAGCtatgttaattttcttaattaactttccagattaattttcttaatttgcGTGAGCATTAGTGTCCTGATGTATAATGTGGCAGTAACAACCCTATCTACCTTATAGGGTTGCTAGGAAGATTAAGTGCAATAATCaatgtaaagtacttagcacagttcTTGTCTCATAGTA is part of the Homo sapiens chromosome 6, GRCh38.p14 Primary Assembly genome and encodes:
- the DSE gene encoding dermatan-sulfate epimerase isoform e precursor (isoform e precursor is encoded by transcript variant 9) codes for the protein MRTHTRGAPSVFFIYLLCFVSAYITDENPEVMIPFTNANYDSHPMLYFSRAEVAELQLRAASSHEHIAARLTEAVHTMLSSPLEYLPPWDPKDYSARWNEIFGNNLGALAMFCVLYPENIEARDMAKDYMERMAAQPSWLVKDAPWDEVPLAHSLVGFATAYDFLYNYLSKTQQEKFLEVIANASGYMYETSYRRGWGFQYLHNHQPTNCMALLTGSLVLMNQGMMAA